From a single Stomoxys calcitrans chromosome 4, idStoCalc2.1, whole genome shotgun sequence genomic region:
- the LOC106082644 gene encoding vanin-like protein 1, giving the protein MSKFRTVFFSLCALFFGLTTQASLPSDLYYNAGVVEFRPSMALTSESRVKDNLEGYLEILALKEAEPLDIVVFPESTLNDNDHATFVPNPSKAMMAPCDADEGEQYHYVLQQLSCAARKYAKYLVINLTEKELCSEAAEDPRPCASNGLNVYNTNVVFDRQGAVISRYRKIHPYGENKNTTYLPELGWFDTDFGVRFGHFICFDILFYTPGQEMVDKQGIKDFIFPTMWFSQLPFLTAVQVHQAWSYGNDVNLLAAGASNPMVGSTGTGIYNGRNGILVAVMNQGLGKRTLHVSRVPKYANPKHRTKRSLSPAATSRLEKPDVRLKRDYLELYDTLIVDLSKGTHLSQKLCYSNSSLCCSFDLH; this is encoded by the exons ATGAGTAAATTTCGAACGGTATTTTTCAGTTTGTGCGCGCTTTTCTTCGGGCTAACAACACAG GCCAGTTTACCAAGTGATTTATACTACAATGCAGGTGTGGTGGAATTTCGACCTTCGATGGCATTGACCAGCGAAAGTCGTGTCAAAGATAATCTAGAAGGATATTTGGAAATATTGGCTCTCAAAGAGGCTGAGCCATTGGATATAGTAGTGTTTCCGGAGAGTACTTTGAACGATAACGACCATGcgacatttgtgccaaatcccTCCAAGGCCATGATGGCGCCGTGTGATGCCGACGAAGGGGAGCAGTATCATTATGTGTTACAACAGCTGTCTTGTGCGGCCCGCAAGTATGCCAAGTATCTTGTTATTAATTTAACCGAAAAGGAATTGTGCTCCGAAGCTGCTGAAGACCCTAGGCCCTGTGCCAGCAATGGCCTTAACGTCTATAATACCAATGTGGTATTTGATCGCCAGGGAGCAGTGATATCGCGTTACCGCAAGATCCATCCCTATGGGGAGAACAAGAATACTACTTATCTGCCTGAGCTAGGATGGTTCGATACAGATTTCGGTGTGCGCTTTGGCCACTTTATCTGCTTCGACATTCTGTTCTATACACCGGGCCAAGAAATGGTGGACAAGCAGGGCATTAAAGATTTCATATTTCCCACTATGTGGTTCTCACAGCTACCCTTCCTAACAG CTGTTCAAGTGCACCAGGCCTGGTCATATGGGAATGATGTCAATCTGTTGGCCGCAGGAGCTTCCAATCCCATGGTGGGTAGTACAGGTACAGGCATTTATAATGGGCGCAATGGCATTCTGGTGGCTGTCATGAATCAGGGATTGGGGAAACGCACTCTACATGTGTCCCGGGTGCCCAAATATGCGAATCCGAAGCATAGGACAAAAAGATCCTTATCACCTGCCGCCACCTCAAGACTAGAAAAACCAGATGTTCGTCTCAAACGAGATTATCTAGAATTGTACGACACCCTTATAGTGGATCTTAGCAAGGGTACCCATTTATCGCAAAAATTGTGTTACTCCAATTCGTCATTATGTTGCTCATTTGATTTGCATTAG